The sequence CCATCCATTTACTCTATGCATCAGGGAGTCCTTTAAGAATGCAAAGAGTTTACATTTTGAACCACTAATATCCTCTGGGATTCCCAAGTACTTTCCCATCCCACCATCTTTATGAATTCCGAGGGTATCTTTAATCTCTTGTCTAGTAGCAGCATTAATCCTCTTACCGAAGAGTAAGGAAGATTTATCAAAGTTAATACATTGACCAGATGCTTTACCATATGTCCTGACTACTTTCAtcacttcttcacattcacggggctccgccttacagaagaaaaggctatcatcagcaaagagaaggtgggaCACCGAAGGACACGCGCGTGTGACACGCATCCCCGTTATCTTCCCTTGATTCTCTGCGTGATTGAGAAGGCTAgcgagcgcttccgtgcatagaataaaaatgaaaggagacaaaggatctccttggcGTAGGCCTCTACCAGGAACAATGTTTCCTCTTGGTTGCCCATTCATAAGAACCTTATATTTCACCGACGTAATGCATCGCATTATCCAGCTGATCCAAGTTTCTGAAAAGCCCATCTTACGCATGACAGCTTCAATGAATGACCATTCCATTCTGTCATATGCTTTGCTCATGTCCGTCTTGATGGCCATCCTTTTACTACGCCCACTTGGTTTAGTTCTCAGAGCATGGAACATCTCCTGGGCAATCATAACGTTGTCTGAAATCTGTCTTCCAGCAACAAAGGCTGACTGGGTTTCCGAAATCAATCCTGGCAGCACTCTTTTTAGTCTCTGGCATAAGACCTTAGAGATTATTTTATAACAGACATTGCACAAACTAATGGGTCTAAATTGAGCCATATCATTAGGTTTTGTTGTCTTCGGGATGAGACATATATTCGTATCATTTAGACCGCTAACCACTGCCCCTTCAAAAAGGAATTTATTAACCATAAGAGTTAACTCCTCCTTAACAATATCCCAAAATTTCTGATAAAAAAGCGCTGTCATCCCATCTGGTCCAGGGGCCTTCTCTGGGTGCATAGCAAAAAGAGCTAATTTGACTTCCCATTCGGAAACCGGGCTCGTAAGGTTTTCGTTCATTTCCCCAGTGATTGTCGTAGGAACTTGAGCTAAAGCTTCTTCAATGTCCTCTGGGTTAGATGACTCAAAGATCTGTCTAAAATAGCTAGTAGCAATGGCTACTAGTCCTTCTTCATCCTCCACTACATTTCCATGTGCATCTAGGAGCTGCGTAATCTTATTCCTTGCTCTTCTCTGCTTGGTCAAAGCATGGAAATATTTGGTGTTCCTATCGCCTTCTCTCAGCCAAAACACTCGACTCTTCTGTTTCCAAAACATTTCTTCTGCCTTAAGAGCATCAGAGAGTTCCTTCAACGCTGCTGCAATTTCTGCAGTTGTAGCATTGTCATCAGCATACATGCCCTCCACTTTCTCTTTAAGCTCCTCCACTAGTTTTGCCGAATTAACATTATGTTGTCTCCTCCATTCACTTAAAGCTCTCCGACAACTGGAAATATGCTCCATAATGTTCGCATTGGGAGGCAAATCAGGAGATTTCCATCCCTCAAGAATGACCTGCCGTAGCTCCTCGTTATCTAGCCACCTTTTATCAAACTTGAATTTTTTGGATCTTCTCATTGGCTTTATGAGTATATCCGCTAGAATCGGACGATGATCCGATCCCAATAATCGCATATACTTCATGTTCGAGTGGGGAAACTTCTCATGCCAATCTGGATTTCCTACTGCTCTATCCAGACGACATCGAACAGTTGTTCCTCCTGCTCTCTTTCCTACCCATGATAGCATGTCTCCCGTAAAAGGAAACTCTAACATTCCACAATCAGTAAGCATCTGTTTAAAGGGCAGGAACGAGCTATCAAGTCGTTGTCTCCCCCCTTCTTTCTCGTTGTGACCCGTTATTTCATTAAAGTCACCTATCATAAACCATGGGCCAGTTCTTGTTGTTGAAAAACGCGTAAGACGTTCCCAAACTTGGTCACGTCTTTCTATTACAGGATCCCCATAAACAAACGTCATATAGACTTTTATTCCATCAATGACTGCCTCAATGTCAATCATAcggttatttgaaaataaaacattaacttgaAAATCATCCAtgaaaaataaagctaaacctCCGCTGAGACCAAGTGGCTCAACAGTAAACAAATGATCAAATCCTAGGTCGGCCTGAATGTTTTGCAACAGCGGCCTCCTATTCTTTGTCTCAGAAAGGAACACAAGTCCTGGGCGATGCTTCTGACACATCTCCGTAAGGCGTCGAACTGTGAGGTCGTTCCCAATCCCTCGACAGTTCCAACTGATTGTCTTCATGGATGGCGTCGCGATGAGTTTTTGGAACTCATCAGACCATCACGTGTTGAGACACTGTCTTTGTCCCTATTGGATCCATGACGCCGTATTGGTTTTTCACCAGCCCCTCTTGCATGTGAACTTGTAGACGCTGAACGCTTTGCTGGAGAACCCCTACGAAGAATCTCAAACTTCCGATGGTTAATACCCAAAGGGGCATTACGCTTCACGCCGTGCTTCTTGGACTTTGTTGCATTCGTATTATCCATTTGTCTCTTATCCACCAAAGACGCATGCTGAGATTGATGACCATCCAAGTCCATAAGGTCAAGCGCCAacagatcatcatcatcaactccATCTTCAAGCATACCTCCATCTGGTTGATCCAAGTTCTCCATATCACTTAGCGCTCCAATGATGGCATCGTCGCCATTACTCGGTTCCGTACCACCTGGTGAAGAGAAAGAGAGCGCTCTAGCTTCACCCCTGTCTCTAAGAGTAACATTCTCCTCCATGTGATGATCCATCCGTGATGGAGTTACAATAGCACTAGCTATCTTCCTGCTAGTCGGTTTATCGCCACTCCTCAGCGTCTCCGAGATTTGTTCAGTTCTTGATACAGGATCGGGCAAATGTTCATACGGAACAATTTCCCTAGATGTTGCACTGCGAGACGTTGCACCGGTACCAACATCAGTCTGGCCCTTACCAACTACAACATGCTGTGATTGTTTTACTTGCCACGATCTCTCATTTGGGCGGACATAAGGTCCAGCCCGTGCTCCACCATATCTACTCCTCCTTGGATAATTGTCTCTGCTACGGACAATCCTATCAGCATGGCGTCCCCACCGATTCTCCTCCTCATCACGTTCATCATACCTTGAAGGCTTTGAAGAACGGTATCGTGAAAGTTGTGGCTCTCTGTTCTGTAGCGAAGGCTGATAATGAGGTTCAGTCCTGGGATGAGCATCACGACTCAAGAGCTGTCTCGACGAATCATGAGCCAGCTGCACTCGCGAGAAGACATCAGTCCTTTCTGGATGTTGTAACCGTGATCTAACATCAAAGGCTGTGCAATATCCCTTCTCATGAGAAAGGAAGCCACAGGTAGTGCAATGTTTGAACAACTTATCATACTTAATTTCAATCGTAACCTCATCTCCCTCGTATTCCACCTTTCTAGAGAACTTCAGTGGCCGGCGTGAGTCAATATCAATGAGCATACGACCCTCAGTTAGTTTCAGAGTGTCGACATGCCCAAGTCTACCACCTATATTCCTCAGATTCGCATCAGTCCATAGATGTAGAGGAAAGCCAATGAGCTGAACCCAAAAAGGAATAACCCATGGGTAATCATCATGGACTATAGGTTCCCACCGCACCAGTACGAACATGCAGAAATTGTAGTGAAACGGACCCTGTCTCAGCACAGAGTTTAAGTCCTCCTCGGACATGAAGTTAAAAAGAAACTTCCCATTCCCTAAGTCATTTGCTGTGATTCTCTCAGACAAGCCCCACTGCGAAGGCATGGTTTGTAATAACTTCACAACATTCTGTTTCTTTGGATTAAGGATCTTGCCAATGAGGGACAAACCAAATTCTTTGATGACGAAAGAATCATCTCGATCCACCAGTTTAATGggttcatcatcatcctcataaAGGATCCCTTTTCCTTTGATATCCGCTTGATGAGCAGATCTCATACTGTTCCGCGACCCCATACAATGATATGGAATCGTATCACAAAACCGTAAGTAACCAAACAGCAGCTTTTAAACTGAACAATGATTCAGAACAGATAACAGGTTCAATGTCTTAGATCTCCAAACGTAAGACCAACCAGAGTTCGAAGGATAGGACCAGACCGAGATCGGCTTTGTTGGTAGGGAGACACAGAAACGAAAGCAGAGATCAAACAGATCAGAAAGGCAAGGCCGAGAGCAGCTTCCGTGAGGGAGAAGGTACGAAGATCACGATCTCACCGTGGAAGAGAACCACACACCACACGCACAGGAAGGATAAGGTGGCTACTCCAACGTCAATGAACGTTTGGAATAGGAGAAGATCGAAAACCCAAAGAGGATCTCGATCTCAGAAAGCGTCGCCGTCGTATCGCCTCAGAGCGCCGctaggttttgtttttttatcaacGCTTACTCTagatagttatatatatatatatattatgtaagatattatgtatatatatatatatatatatatatatatatatatatatatatattatgtaagaTATTATGTCACTGAAATTACGTTGAATTTACTTATATTGTTTCCGATTCGCACAGCgtaaaatattatagttttataatattatcttgataatatttttaacttgtAAATTAAAGAAGAAACTAATTTATTCTACCCATATGTAAGGCTGAAACCTAATGTACGTTTCTCAAAAACAATGAACTTGCGATTGTTGGtcgaaaaatttatttaaatttaactataaattttggCAGTTTTCCTTTAGGACAACCTACTTGAGTTCGTGCACATGCTGATGCAGAACAGCGGAGAGTAAATATGGACATAATGTAATTGAACCATGGGTTTGGCAAAGTTTATTAATCGTGTTTAGTTTTTTgctatttaaatgtttataatgGCCAATCATAATTGAAATTTCAGTGAGAAAACTAATCACGGTCTTTACCCCATTAGAACACCATAAATAAATACTTCTTTTCCTTTCATAACATACaccataaataaattttaatatggaATGAGAAAATTGAAAGTTTGAAAAAATGATGattataaaagtattttaatttttttttcaaagaaggCAGAACTTAAAGCCTTGTTATGGGGGTGGGGTGGGGGAAGAGCGAGCATAAAGTATATTGATGTTTACATAGaagtcttttaaattttttaaaagtctgTCAAAAGTTTCTCAAAGAAACCTCCAATAATAATCACCATAGACTATTTAGTGAAACCTCCCATTGAACTAATGTTGTTACAGATTTTAGGAACGCGTCACATCAACTACCAAAGAATGACATAGTTTCTAATAGCAATTTTAACATTTAGAACACCACTTGAGTTTCTATAAAAGttaaatcataatattttaataattttgttattgaTGTTTACATAGaagtcttttattttttttaaaagtcagTCAAAAGTTTCTCAAAGAAACCTCCAATAATAATCACCATAGACTATTTAGTGAATCATAAAGACATATATGTTATACCCTGGAAATTACCTAAGTCTAGCTATTCATCTATAATTGTCTAAAACCTTGTTCACCAAACCTAACCTAATTTACTGTTTTAATCATAATTGTCTAGCATTAATTCGAAAACTAAAAATCTATTGTGGAATCCTAGAGTTTATGTGGATTCGATGTAGGACTGGGCATTTTATCCGGACCCGAAGATCCGACCCGAAACCGACCCGAAAAAATCCGGTTTGGGTAGGAACCGACCCGAtcaaattaccctatcgggtctTGTTGCAGAGGACCCGCGGGTCTtagacccgacccgacccaaacccgaaacccgatgggtacccgaattaataatgtaaattaaataaaatgcatcaAGGGAGAATGAAAGACGGATTATTTGTCTAGAGAACATGGGGGTCAACCACTAGGAGACAACGAATTGTTGTTGTATCTCGCatagtttagtatatatatacattttaatataataaaaacacaaattttgaataaaattttgaatattttcggatatataaatattttcagatattttttttgtatttttaggtcttttttagatcgaaccggaaccgaacccgacccgaaaccgaaccgaatccgagcCGATAAATTATAATTACCCGAATGGGTCTAACTATCTAAGACCCGACTCGACCCGGACCCGACACGATCCGAACCGACCCGGAACCGATAATTTgaaattaccctatcgggtccTAAACTCTTAGACCCGAAAGACCTGGACCCGAAAggacccgatccgaacccgacccggcgacccgaatgcccaggccttccctaagtactacaacagAACTTCTTAGTGAGAGAGTAAATTCActccttaggataatttgaATGATACCAAATTTGTCACTGTTGCCGGAGACTTTTTTATTACCATTAGAAGTTTAGAATATTGTCTAGATTTTATTTCTTTGTGTGCTAAAAGTTTTTCTTCATTTCGTGCTGACACATGTACTATAGAAGAAGAACGTGTGTTTTGGAcgagcatcgatcgacaacatgACCGATACATCAAGCGACACTTCTGTCGAGGAATCGATCAACGCTGAGCTACTGGAAGCGATCGACACCGCTCAGCCGGAAGCAGGTAAGTCTTTACTTACCAATTTAAACAATGAGGAAGTAGTCCTAGGAGAACCTAAAGGTCAAACATGCAACGCAAATAACCAAATCATTAATAAACAGGGGACTGCAATCTctgataaaatttatataactcAAACTAATGAGAAGGAACAAAAATTGCTTTTGCAAGACTACTTAAATCTTGGCAGAACCTATTCCAATAGATCAGCTATCAGACTACCAGAAAGTAATATAGGAAGATCAGAGTTCAATCTCGACTTTCTTATTCTGGTACGTCAAAAACCTTTTCATGGATCTCTTTCAGAGCATCCTCATGATCATATTGAGAAACGAGAAGATATGATGGGGGATGACTACAATCTCTGCAAACTCTTCTCATTCTCCCTAACAAGATGGTTGGACCAGCTACCAACTGGATCCTTAACCTGCTGGAAGGAAATTAGAAgtgttttcattaattatttcTTTGATGAGGCCAGCTACTGGAAAGTAAGGAAAAAGATCTCTACATTCCACCAAAATCCTAGAGAACCATTTAAATATGCATGTGGAAGATTTAAAGAATACCAACTAGAATTCCCGCATCATGGTTATTCGGAACCTCAGCTAATTAACACCTTTTACGGGGGTGTTAACATTCACTACCAAACTATGCTTGATACGGCCAGGGAAGGAAACTTCAACACAAGAAGCCCTGAAGATGCTATACGGCTGATAGAGAATGTAGTAACTGTTAGAGCTTTCGAGAAGATGAACGAAAAAAGAGGAGAAAACCTGAAGACGAGCCACATTTAGCCAAAATCAAGGAAACCCTAGGTTCACTTCATTCATTTTTATCAAAGCAAAATAAACCACTTCCGAACATTTACAATAGAAGACGGTGTCTCGTCTGATCTCGAAAGACAAGTGGAATCTATCGATAGGATAGCCTTTCAGGATCAGCACTCTGAGTCTGACGAAAGTAATTTTACTCGAAGATATGATGCGACTGTTAGACCTCAAAGAGAGAAAGCAAAATCTAGGTTAGATCAAGTTTTCACAGGAAATCGAAACTGGCCGTCAATCTAGAAGGAAAAATAGATTTAATTTACTGCGAGCTGATAAAGAAAGTTGAAGCTCTAAGTGAACAtattaagagactagatagtCGAGTAGCATAAAATACGATAGCTATCAGGAGAGAAGAAGGACTTCTCCCAGGAAGGACCGACGCTAACCCCAGGCGTCAGGTCAGCACTATCATGCTGAGAAGTGGCAAACACATTATCCCTAACGTGAAATAAACCGTCACATTGGATGGGTCTTCGAAAATCGACGAAGTCGGGAGGAGTAAGTCTCAACCAATTCTACTGTATGATCTTAAGCCTGGTTCGGAACCTTCTCTGAAAAGGGGAAGATCTAACCAAACTAGAGGATTTGAGGAACCA comes from Brassica rapa cultivar Chiifu-401-42 chromosome A02, CAAS_Brap_v3.01, whole genome shotgun sequence and encodes:
- the LOC103848222 gene encoding uncharacterized protein LOC103848222, whose translation is MCQKHRPGLVFLSETKNRRPLLQNIQADLGFDHLFTVEPLGLSGGLALFFMDDFQVNVLFSNNRMIDIEAVIDGIKVYMTFVYGDPVIERRDQVWERLTRFSTTRTGPWFMIGDFNEITGHNEKEGGRQRLDSSFLPFKQMLTDCGMLEFPFTGDMLSWVGKRAGGTTVRCRLDRAVGNPDWHEKFPHSNMKYMRLLGSDHRPILADILIKPMRRSKKFKFDKRWLDNEELRQVILEGWKSPDLPPNANIMEHISSCRRALSEWRRQHNVNSAKLVEELKEKVEGMYADDNATTAEIAAALKELSDALKAEEMFWKQKSRVFWLREGDRNTKYFHALTKQRRARNKITQLLDAHGNVVEDEEGLVAIATSYFRQIFESSNPEDIEEALAQVPTTITGEMNENLTSPVSEWEVKLALFAMHPEKAPGPDGMTALFYQKFWDIVKEELTLMVNKFLFEGAVVSGLNDTNICLIPKTTKPNDMAQFRPISLCNVCYKIISKVLCQRLKRVLPGLISETQSAFVAGRQISDNVMIAQEMFHALRTKPSGRSKRMAIKTDMSKAYDRMEWSFIEAVMRKMGFSETWISWIMRCITSVKYKRINAATRQEIKDTLGIHKDGGMGKYLGIPEDISGSKCKLFAFLKDSLMHRVNGWTGRWLSKGGKEVMIKSILLALPTYVMSTFLLPLEICENLASAIAQFWWSSNPPKRGIHWAKWEKVCLPKEEGGIGFRLIHEFNLALLAKQLWRLVQYPDSLVARVLRGRYYRLSSPLSATSTSIPSYVWTSIISARKLLLLGIRQKIHSGYEVKVWEDPWIPTTPARPARPVAPVMNPNMRVSDLINQDLKEWNVELLEDYVHPVDIPLICSMAISSTHRRDTFCWNYTRTGQYTVKSGYWVAQNLLKQEEEKEILEPSITKLRAFAWKLKAPRKMCHLIWQLISGQVAVTRNLVRRNMRCDNYCPRCGEAEESVTHAIFECPPALQVWSLSGIPTSPGIFPVSSVYTNMDYLFWRKNDILEPDQDRDPYPWIVWYIWKARNEKLFRGIDRDPLELVRYAETECQAWFNANERIPQVVQPNNNEENQVLSLGNICLLDGSWTDSDRYSGCGWVWMDCGENIQLMGTRNFSRCESALHSEIEALRWAMENMLQHSSCQSFGTDCKELIAMIEKPQEWPRFATELEKIETLQICFPDFKIIHVPRARNQFPDFLAKTARTFRRTFQCII